In Humulus lupulus chromosome 6, drHumLupu1.1, whole genome shotgun sequence, a single genomic region encodes these proteins:
- the LOC133782849 gene encoding uncharacterized protein LOC133782849: MSQFSREQQYKSGSPMFQTRKPKLRRSVRTTMGALAHVSKRLFRSLFSDSTSPCTTLRTTFTSLLSSSSYATVSRSSPDPISSPSRDGFAAALGVCQRTLLESPWFAIPTRGVKTSGSSLRPGNVIEKKDRIYEVVKVDHSHEGRGKATIKVELRDVDSGNKVSQRFGTEETVERVFVEAKPYIYMCTDRDGKVLLMDPDTLDQLEVNEELFGKNAKYLQDDMKVKVEVYNGIPLSASVPKHVTCIVKEAQPPVKGIGVTPREKVAVLQNGLCIKVPPHVLAGESVVIDTTDDSYVRRTKA, translated from the exons ATGTCTCAATTTTCAAGAGAGCAACAGTATAAAAGTGGCAGCCCAATGTTTCAAACTCGAAAGCCGAAACTGAGAAGGAGTGTCCGTACAACAATGGGAGCTTTGGCTCATGTGAGCAAGAGGCTTTTTCGGTCTCTCTTCAGTGATTCAACCTCACCTTGTACAACTCTGAGGACTACTTTTACTTCTCTTTTATCTTCTTCTTCGTATGCTACTGTTTCGCGCTCGTCACCCGACCCGATATCGTCACCAAGCCGTGACGGTTTCGCCGCCGCCCTCGGTGTTTGCCAGAGGACATTACTTGAATCTCCGTGGTTCGCTATTCCAACCCGCGGAGTGAAAACTAGCGGATCCAGT TTGAGACCTGGAAATGTCATTGAAAAGAAAG ACCGTATTTATGAG GTCGTGAAAGTAGATCATTCTCACGAAGGAAGGGGAAAAGCTACTATAAAG GTGGAGCTTCGTGATGTTGATAGTGGAAACAAGGTATCCCAACGATTTGGCACAGAGGAGACAGTTGAAA GAGTTTTTGTTGAGGCGAAACCTTACATTTATATGTGTACGGATCGTGATGGCAAAGTATTATTGATGGA CCCTGATACTCTTGATCAGCTGGAAGTGAACGAGGAGTTGTTTGGAAAGAATGCCAAGTATCTACAAG ATGACATGAAAGTTAAAGTAGAGGTTTATAATGGAATTCCTTTGTCTGCTTCGGTTCCAAAACATGTAACATGCATCGTGAAGGAAGCACAGCCTCCTGTGAAGGGGATAGGAGTGACACCTAG GGAGAAAGTTGCTGTGCTGCAAAATGGCCTTTGTATCAAA GTACCACCACATGTCCTAGCTGGTGAATCTGTAGTTATCGATACAACAGACGACTCTTATGTTAGAAG GACGAAGGCATAA